From a region of the Janthinobacterium sp. 61 genome:
- a CDS encoding alpha-2-macroglobulin, translating to MPDLSRIFSSPLAGKVGPLGLLCLLLSPGMATPAWADSGVSLFSPSGTVKAVRQVRAQFATPMVPFGDMGLPAPFAIDCGKAEPAVVAGAGRWADERNWNYDFERDLPAGVACSFTLKAGLKDLAGKPLQGTTSYRFSTGGPAIVEAVPYDGQPYIDENQIFVLGLDAVPNEASVAANAYCRADGINEKIPVRRLVGKELEQVLTLRKSFLDRYLTVYFKKRGTLWKVGMPVASKGAPPLPVTVLQCKRSFPANAKVSLVWGEGIASASGIATEKAQTLQFKTRPDFTAKFSCERSNPKEQCIPFLPMRLQFSAPVKASLVRAMTLTGGGKTYAPTISKEEEKAEFVQDVTFNGPFPVQASFVLNLPPKLTDDAGRALLNRARFPMTVRTGEQPPLLKFPAPFGIIEAKGDGLLPVTVRNIEPVLSGKEIARESAPASAATGATLRVPDNDDKFIIEWMQRLAGNGDGGEYWQPYAQYAGNMSKSVLAGAAGTRPISLPRPDGKKTFEVIGIPLQKPGFYVVELASPILGKVLLGKPTTAYIRTAALVTNLAAHFKHGAQSSLVWVTSLDKGAPVAKAQVAVRDCAGKLLWQGATGADGVAHIPGELANSSCKNNGRYFISARSGGDMTFTLSDWVGGIEAWRFNLPTDDTRADNTLLATVFDRTLLRAGETVHMKHFIRKHTAEGMSLVDRKNGPGSATSVVITHQGSDQNYQLPLRWSASGTAESDWLIPADAKQGEYSVTMAGRPSGSFRVEAFRVPTMKAVLQGPKAPAVQVKQLALDAQITYLAGGAATNAPVKLRTVLQDKSVTFPDYPDVSFSNGDVKEGLVKQGTGYDDDEGEWQDEGNGGPAGPGATAARTQSLTLDKAGGARIVIDQLPQLSAPRDLVAEMAFQDANGETASVATRVPLWPSNYVIGIKPDAWALSKDAFKFTVAVLGTNGKPVANAAVAVDFFQRNSYSHRRRLIGGFYAYENSSEIVKLGSACTGKTDNKGLLVCDVKAPASGNLILRARTQDASGNAAVANRETWVAGSGDWWFNASDNDRIDVLPEKKRYEPGQEASLQVRMPFRSGTALITVEREGILDTYVRQLNGREPVVNIPVKPNYAPNVYVSVFVVRGRVDGVQPTALVDLGKPAYKMGIAPLNVGWQAHELNVMVVSDREVYKTRDKAEVSVRVRRADGKALPAGAEVALAAVDTGLLELMPNDSWKLLDTMMAQRSLQVETATAQMQVIGKRHFGRKAFPAGGGGGKGASRELFDTLLFWKGTVKLDAKGEATVQVPLNDSLTAFRIVAIASAGKELFGTGSTDIRSSQDLILMSGLPTLVREGDQLRAGFTVRNTSAASLSVELNATAAGKAQPRQNLTLAAGEAREVGWDYQVPLGAQTVVWEISAKAGSHTDKLKITQKVGQATPVRTYQATLLQLEKPVNMSVQMPAGALPGRGGIQTSFVAKLGGELPGVREYMAAYPYTCFEQNTSKAIALQDQDAWNKLAASLPAYLDSDGMLKYFPIMEQGSDSLTAYVLSASREAGYAIPEQTKNRMEEALTAFVQGRIVRRSALTTTDLAVRKLAALEALSRSNKVPPDALESISISPNLWPTSAVIDWSLLLQRTPSLARRDALLAEAQQILRSRLNFQGTTMGFSTERKDNWWWLMVSGDVNANRLLLAVMDDPAWKDDIGRLVRGSMGRQKKGRWDTTVANAWGTLAIAKFSAKFESTPVTGASAVKLGSDTQALVWNGAAKVGPVLQAWPKGLDTLGLAHSGTGKPWTTVQSLAAIPLKAPVSSGYTIKKTITPVEQKTSGVWSRGDVYRVRLDLSAQADMSWVVVDDPIPASATVLGNGLGRDSQLMTAGEKSAGWVWPTFEERAFDAFRAYYAFVPKGNWSVEYTVRLNNAGDFSLPATRIEAMYSPEMFGESPNANVKVGQ from the coding sequence GTGCCTGACCTGTCCCGTATCTTTTCTTCCCCGCTTGCTGGCAAAGTGGGCCCGCTGGGTCTGCTGTGCCTGCTGCTGTCACCGGGCATGGCTACGCCGGCCTGGGCCGATAGCGGCGTGTCCCTGTTTTCGCCCAGTGGCACGGTCAAGGCCGTGCGCCAGGTGCGGGCCCAGTTCGCCACGCCGATGGTGCCGTTCGGCGATATGGGTTTGCCCGCGCCGTTCGCCATCGATTGCGGCAAGGCCGAGCCTGCCGTCGTGGCGGGTGCGGGGCGCTGGGCCGACGAGCGCAACTGGAACTATGATTTCGAGCGCGACTTGCCGGCCGGCGTAGCGTGCAGCTTTACCTTGAAAGCGGGGCTGAAGGACCTGGCGGGCAAGCCCTTGCAAGGGACGACGTCCTACCGCTTTTCCACGGGAGGCCCGGCCATCGTCGAGGCCGTACCCTATGACGGCCAGCCGTATATCGATGAAAACCAGATCTTCGTGCTGGGCCTGGACGCCGTGCCAAACGAGGCCAGCGTGGCCGCGAATGCATATTGCCGCGCCGATGGCATCAATGAAAAGATCCCTGTGCGGCGGCTTGTGGGCAAGGAGCTGGAGCAGGTACTGACCCTGCGCAAGAGCTTTCTCGACCGCTACTTGACCGTGTACTTCAAGAAGCGGGGCACGCTGTGGAAAGTGGGTATGCCCGTCGCCAGCAAGGGTGCGCCGCCGTTGCCCGTCACCGTGCTGCAATGCAAGCGCAGCTTCCCCGCCAACGCCAAGGTCTCCCTGGTGTGGGGCGAGGGCATCGCCAGCGCCAGCGGCATCGCCACGGAGAAGGCGCAAACCCTGCAGTTCAAGACGCGTCCCGATTTTACGGCCAAGTTCAGTTGCGAACGCAGCAACCCGAAGGAGCAGTGCATCCCCTTCCTGCCCATGCGCTTGCAGTTTTCCGCGCCCGTGAAAGCGTCGCTGGTGCGCGCCATGACCCTGACAGGGGGCGGCAAGACGTATGCGCCAACGATCTCGAAGGAAGAGGAAAAAGCGGAATTCGTACAAGACGTGACGTTCAACGGGCCATTTCCCGTGCAAGCCAGTTTTGTCCTGAACCTGCCGCCGAAACTCACGGATGACGCGGGCCGTGCCTTGCTCAACCGTGCGCGCTTCCCCATGACGGTGCGCACGGGCGAACAGCCGCCGCTGCTGAAGTTCCCGGCCCCGTTCGGTATCATCGAAGCCAAGGGCGACGGCTTGCTGCCCGTCACGGTGCGCAATATCGAGCCCGTGCTGTCGGGCAAGGAAATCGCCAGGGAATCGGCACCGGCATCGGCCGCCACGGGCGCCACCTTGCGCGTGCCCGACAATGACGACAAATTCATCATCGAGTGGATGCAGCGCCTGGCCGGCAATGGCGACGGGGGAGAATACTGGCAACCGTATGCCCAGTATGCTGGCAACATGAGCAAATCCGTGCTGGCCGGTGCCGCCGGCACGCGCCCCATCAGCCTGCCGCGCCCCGATGGCAAGAAAACCTTTGAAGTGATCGGCATTCCGCTGCAGAAACCAGGCTTTTACGTGGTCGAGCTGGCCAGCCCCATCCTGGGCAAGGTGCTGCTGGGTAAACCGACCACGGCCTACATCCGTACTGCCGCGCTGGTGACCAACCTGGCGGCCCACTTCAAGCACGGTGCGCAATCGTCACTCGTGTGGGTAACGTCGCTGGACAAGGGCGCGCCTGTTGCGAAAGCACAAGTGGCCGTGCGCGACTGCGCCGGCAAGCTGCTGTGGCAAGGCGCCACGGGCGCGGACGGCGTGGCGCACATCCCCGGCGAGCTGGCCAATTCCAGCTGCAAGAACAATGGCCGCTACTTTATCAGTGCGCGCAGCGGCGGCGACATGACGTTCACCCTGTCGGACTGGGTGGGCGGCATCGAAGCCTGGCGCTTCAATTTGCCCACGGACGACACGCGCGCCGACAACACTTTGCTTGCCACGGTATTTGACCGCACCTTGCTGCGCGCCGGCGAAACCGTGCACATGAAGCATTTCATCCGCAAGCACACGGCCGAGGGCATGAGCCTGGTCGACAGGAAGAACGGCCCCGGCAGCGCCACTTCCGTCGTCATCACGCACCAGGGCAGCGACCAGAATTACCAGCTGCCCCTGCGCTGGTCGGCCAGCGGCACGGCGGAAAGCGACTGGCTCATTCCCGCCGACGCCAAGCAGGGCGAATACAGCGTGACCATGGCGGGCCGCCCGTCCGGCAGTTTCCGTGTGGAAGCGTTCCGCGTGCCCACCATGAAAGCCGTGCTGCAGGGCCCGAAAGCGCCCGCCGTACAGGTGAAACAGCTGGCCCTGGATGCGCAAATCACGTATCTGGCCGGCGGCGCCGCCACCAACGCGCCCGTCAAGCTGCGCACGGTGCTGCAGGACAAGAGCGTGACTTTTCCCGATTATCCCGATGTCAGCTTCAGCAATGGCGATGTGAAAGAAGGCCTGGTGAAACAGGGCACGGGCTATGACGACGACGAGGGCGAATGGCAGGACGAAGGCAATGGCGGGCCAGCGGGCCCCGGCGCCACGGCCGCGCGCACGCAAAGCTTGACCCTGGACAAGGCGGGCGGCGCGCGCATCGTCATCGACCAGCTGCCGCAGCTGTCCGCGCCGCGTGACCTGGTGGCGGAAATGGCTTTCCAGGATGCGAATGGCGAGACGGCGTCCGTCGCCACGCGCGTGCCGCTGTGGCCATCGAACTATGTGATCGGCATCAAGCCAGACGCCTGGGCCTTGAGCAAGGATGCCTTCAAGTTCACAGTGGCCGTGCTGGGCACCAATGGCAAGCCCGTGGCAAACGCGGCCGTGGCCGTCGACTTCTTTCAGCGCAACAGCTATTCGCACCGCCGCCGCCTGATCGGTGGTTTCTATGCGTATGAAAACAGCAGCGAAATCGTCAAGCTGGGTTCCGCCTGCACTGGCAAGACGGACAACAAGGGCTTACTGGTCTGCGACGTGAAGGCACCGGCCAGCGGCAATTTGATTCTGCGCGCCCGCACGCAGGATGCGTCCGGCAACGCGGCAGTCGCCAATCGCGAAACCTGGGTGGCCGGCAGCGGCGACTGGTGGTTCAACGCCAGCGACAATGACCGCATCGACGTTTTGCCTGAAAAGAAACGCTATGAACCGGGCCAGGAAGCGAGCTTGCAAGTGCGCATGCCGTTCCGCTCGGGCACGGCGCTGATCACGGTCGAGCGCGAAGGCATCCTCGACACCTATGTGCGCCAGCTCAATGGCCGGGAACCGGTGGTGAATATCCCGGTCAAACCGAACTACGCGCCAAATGTGTATGTCTCCGTGTTTGTCGTGCGGGGCAGGGTGGATGGCGTGCAGCCGACGGCCCTGGTCGACCTGGGCAAGCCAGCCTACAAGATGGGCATCGCGCCCCTGAACGTGGGGTGGCAGGCGCATGAGCTGAACGTCATGGTGGTGTCCGACAGGGAAGTGTACAAAACGCGCGACAAGGCAGAGGTGTCCGTGCGCGTGCGTCGCGCCGATGGCAAAGCCTTGCCAGCAGGCGCGGAAGTGGCGCTGGCAGCCGTCGATACGGGCTTGCTGGAACTGATGCCCAACGATAGCTGGAAATTGCTCGACACCATGATGGCGCAGCGTAGCCTGCAGGTGGAAACGGCGACGGCGCAGATGCAGGTGATCGGCAAGCGTCACTTCGGCCGCAAGGCCTTCCCGGCCGGCGGTGGCGGCGGCAAGGGCGCCAGCCGCGAACTGTTCGACACCCTGCTGTTCTGGAAAGGTACCGTCAAGCTCGACGCCAAGGGCGAAGCCACGGTGCAAGTGCCGCTGAACGACTCGCTGACGGCGTTTCGCATCGTCGCCATCGCCAGCGCGGGCAAGGAATTGTTTGGCACGGGCAGCACGGATATCCGCAGTTCGCAAGACCTGATCCTGATGTCGGGCTTGCCGACCCTCGTGCGCGAAGGCGACCAGTTGCGCGCAGGATTCACCGTGCGCAACACCTCGGCCGCATCCTTGAGCGTGGAACTCAATGCAACGGCGGCCGGCAAGGCGCAGCCGCGCCAGAACTTGACCTTGGCGGCGGGCGAAGCGCGCGAAGTGGGCTGGGATTACCAGGTGCCGCTGGGCGCGCAAACTGTCGTGTGGGAGATTAGCGCGAAAGCGGGCAGCCATACCGATAAACTGAAAATCACGCAAAAGGTAGGCCAGGCCACGCCCGTGCGCACCTACCAGGCCACCTTGCTGCAGTTAGAGAAGCCGGTGAATATGTCGGTGCAGATGCCGGCCGGTGCCTTGCCTGGCCGGGGCGGTATCCAGACCAGCTTTGTCGCCAAGCTGGGCGGCGAGCTGCCCGGAGTGCGCGAGTACATGGCCGCCTACCCCTACACCTGCTTCGAGCAGAACACCTCGAAAGCCATCGCCCTGCAAGACCAGGACGCGTGGAACAAGCTGGCCGCCAGCTTGCCCGCCTACCTGGACAGCGATGGCATGCTGAAATATTTCCCCATCATGGAGCAGGGCAGTGACAGCCTGACGGCATATGTGCTGTCGGCAAGCAGGGAAGCGGGCTATGCAATTCCCGAGCAGACGAAGAACCGCATGGAAGAAGCCTTGACCGCATTCGTGCAGGGCCGCATCGTGCGCCGTTCCGCGCTGACCACGACCGACCTGGCCGTGCGCAAGCTGGCCGCGCTGGAAGCACTGTCGCGTTCCAACAAAGTGCCACCCGATGCCTTGGAGAGCATCAGCATCAGTCCGAACCTGTGGCCCACTTCCGCTGTCATCGACTGGAGCTTGTTGCTGCAACGCACGCCGAGCCTGGCGCGCCGCGATGCGCTGCTGGCCGAGGCGCAGCAGATTTTGCGTTCGCGCCTGAATTTCCAGGGCACGACCATGGGCTTTTCCACCGAGCGCAAGGATAACTGGTGGTGGCTGATGGTCTCCGGCGACGTCAACGCCAACCGACTGCTGCTGGCCGTGATGGACGACCCGGCGTGGAAGGATGACATCGGCCGCCTCGTGCGCGGCAGCATGGGCCGCCAGAAAAAGGGCCGTTGGGATACCACGGTGGCCAACGCCTGGGGTACTCTGGCGATTGCCAAATTCTCGGCCAAGTTCGAGTCCACGCCCGTGACGGGCGCCAGCGCCGTGAAGCTGGGCAGCGATACGCAAGCGCTCGTGTGGAACGGCGCGGCGAAAGTCGGCCCCGTGCTGCAAGCGTGGCCGAAGGGCTTGGATACCCTGGGCCTGGCCCACAGCGGCACGGGCAAGCCTTGGACCACCGTGCAAAGCCTGGCGGCCATCCCGCTCAAGGCGCCCGTGTCGAGCGGTTACACGATCAAGAAGACCATTACGCCCGTGGAACAGAAAACCTCTGGCGTATGGTCGCGCGGCGATGTGTACCGCGTGCGCCTGGACTTGTCGGCGCAGGCGGACATGAGCTGGGTGGTGGTCGACGACCCGATTCCCGCCAGCGCCACAGTGCTGGGCAATGGCCTGGGGCGCGATTCGCAGCTGATGACGGCCGGCGAAAAATCCGCGGGCTGGGTCTGGCCTACGTTCGAGGAACGGGCCTTCGACGCCTTCCGCGCCTATTACGCCTTCGTGCCGAAGGGTAACTGGAGCGTGGAATACACGGTGCGCCTGAACAATGCGGGCGACTTCAGCCTGCCTGCCACGCGCATCGAAGCCATGTATTCGCCCGAGATGTTTGGCGAGTCGCCGAACGCGAATGTGAAGGTCGGGCAGTGA
- the pbpC gene encoding penicillin-binding protein 1C: MGCVLAGPVFAQAVLTPAQVQAAYRSSEAQLLDRSGAPLQSLRVDMKVRRLPWVPLAEISPAVQQAVLLAEDQRFMRHGGVDVSALATAAWDNLFSKKPRGASTITMQLAGQLDADLQAQAGGRSLRQKWDQMRAAQAIEDSWSKAQIFEAYLNLVSFRGELQGIASASYSLFGKAPSGLNQTDGIILASLVRAPNAPPATVTRRACALAKEWRMDSSCQLIGQRVQTALQRTALYADLAPAPQVAQQLLKQSGASVRSTLDGPLQRFAQENLRQQLASLRERNVNDGAIIVLDNRSGEVLAYVGNAGGSHVDGVTALRQAGSTLKPFLYELAIERRLMTAASVMDDSPLDVATASGMYAPQNYDRNFKGYVSARTSLASSLNIPAVRTVLLTGQDGFYNRLKEVGLSSLTEPAEYYGPSLALGSSEVTLLELANAYRALANGGRYSTASLQPGQAGKDRRRVMEPGAAFIVGDILADRAARSMTFGLRNELGTNFWSAVKTGTSKDMRDNWCMGYSERYTVGVWVGNFDGKPMWDVSGVTGAAPVWRDVMDYLHKNVPSHAPKAPPGVLQQMVAYQPALEAPRREWFIAGTESPVIAVLGGTVKPAAIVYPAEDSILAIDPDIPPALQRVFFQAQGSHALRWVLDGKDMGAALDSISWRPVPGKHALALVDDAGKTVARVAFQVRGNALRQLL; this comes from the coding sequence ATGGGTTGCGTGCTGGCCGGCCCGGTATTCGCGCAAGCGGTGCTGACGCCGGCCCAGGTGCAGGCCGCCTACCGCAGTTCGGAAGCGCAGCTGCTGGACCGCAGTGGCGCCCCGCTGCAATCCTTGCGCGTTGACATGAAGGTGCGGCGTTTGCCGTGGGTGCCGCTGGCTGAAATCTCCCCCGCCGTGCAGCAGGCCGTGCTGCTGGCGGAAGACCAGCGCTTCATGCGCCATGGCGGCGTGGATGTGTCCGCGCTGGCCACGGCCGCCTGGGACAATCTGTTTTCAAAAAAGCCCCGGGGCGCCTCGACCATCACCATGCAGCTGGCGGGCCAGCTCGACGCGGACTTGCAGGCTCAAGCGGGCGGGCGCAGCCTGCGCCAGAAATGGGACCAGATGCGCGCGGCGCAAGCCATCGAAGACAGCTGGAGCAAGGCGCAGATTTTCGAGGCTTACCTGAATCTCGTCTCGTTCCGCGGCGAGCTGCAAGGCATCGCGTCCGCCTCGTACAGCCTGTTCGGCAAGGCGCCATCAGGCCTGAACCAGACGGATGGCATCATTCTGGCCAGCCTGGTGCGGGCGCCGAATGCGCCGCCGGCCACTGTCACGCGCCGTGCCTGCGCGCTGGCGAAGGAATGGCGCATGGACAGCAGCTGCCAGCTGATCGGCCAGCGCGTGCAGACGGCCTTGCAGCGCACGGCCCTGTACGCCGACCTCGCACCGGCGCCGCAGGTGGCGCAGCAGCTGCTCAAGCAATCGGGCGCCTCCGTGCGTAGCACCCTCGATGGCCCCTTGCAGCGCTTTGCGCAGGAAAATCTGCGCCAGCAGCTGGCGTCCTTGCGCGAGCGCAATGTCAACGATGGCGCCATCATCGTGCTCGACAACCGCAGCGGAGAAGTCCTTGCGTATGTGGGCAATGCGGGCGGCAGCCATGTCGATGGCGTGACGGCTCTGCGCCAGGCCGGTTCCACTTTGAAACCATTCCTGTATGAACTGGCCATCGAGCGCCGGCTGATGACGGCCGCCTCCGTCATGGACGATTCGCCGCTGGACGTCGCCACGGCGTCCGGCATGTATGCACCGCAAAACTACGACCGCAACTTCAAGGGTTACGTCAGCGCCCGCACCAGCCTGGCCAGTTCGCTCAACATTCCCGCCGTGCGCACGGTGCTGCTGACGGGGCAGGACGGCTTCTACAATCGCCTCAAGGAAGTGGGCCTGTCCAGCCTGACGGAACCGGCCGAATATTACGGCCCTTCGCTGGCGCTGGGCTCGTCGGAAGTGACCCTGCTGGAACTGGCCAATGCCTACCGCGCGCTGGCGAATGGCGGGCGGTACAGCACTGCCAGCCTGCAGCCGGGGCAGGCGGGCAAGGATAGGCGCCGCGTGATGGAGCCGGGCGCCGCCTTCATCGTCGGCGATATCCTGGCAGACCGCGCCGCGCGCAGCATGACCTTTGGCTTGCGCAACGAGCTGGGGACGAATTTCTGGAGCGCCGTCAAGACGGGCACCAGCAAGGACATGCGCGACAACTGGTGCATGGGCTACTCGGAACGCTACACGGTGGGCGTGTGGGTGGGCAACTTCGACGGCAAGCCCATGTGGGACGTCTCGGGCGTGACGGGCGCCGCGCCCGTGTGGCGCGACGTCATGGACTACCTGCACAAGAACGTCCCCAGCCATGCGCCAAAAGCGCCGCCCGGCGTGCTGCAGCAGATGGTGGCGTACCAGCCCGCGTTGGAAGCGCCGCGCCGCGAATGGTTCATCGCTGGTACGGAAAGCCCCGTCATCGCCGTGCTGGGCGGCACAGTGAAGCCAGCCGCCATCGTGTATCCGGCCGAGGACAGCATCCTTGCCATCGACCCCGACATCCCGCCCGCCCTGCAGCGCGTCTTCTTCCAGGCGCAGGGCAGCCATGCCTTGCGCTGGGTGCTCGACGGCAAGGATATGGGCGCCGCTCTTGATAGCATCAGCTGGCGCCCCGTGCCGGGCAAGCACGCACTGGCCCTCGTCGATGATGCCGGCAAGACGGTGGCGCGGGTGGCGTTCCAGGTGCGGGGGAATGCGCTGAGGCAGTTGCTGTAA
- a CDS encoding OmpA family protein — translation MNKLKKIAVAAAVLCSALGAQAQEINPSWYIQPSLNALKPDSDFATDKTGYGAGLRFGKPVSQDWDIQLGTTYARSKDGGQRYQQNTLGVDGLYMFSRKAFRPFLLVGAGMQRDKDTSFAFGERSKSSPYASVGLGFQSTITDQLSFQADVRNVHGFLRGNTFDPSSKSNNYYVTLGLNFAFDKPPAPPPPPPPPPVREEVVVVVPPPPPPPPPRFEKVTMAATELFAFDSAKLGPTQTKLDEIARVLNAAPDVNNVVISGYADRIGSPKYNLKLSQQRADAVKEYLVANGVAANRLTAEGKGSTNPVVTCNNKKRADLIKCLEPNRRVEVEQITIERRVQ, via the coding sequence GTGAATAAACTAAAAAAAATCGCCGTTGCCGCCGCAGTTCTGTGCTCCGCCCTCGGCGCACAGGCCCAGGAAATCAATCCTTCCTGGTACATTCAACCTAGCCTCAACGCACTCAAGCCAGATTCCGACTTCGCCACGGATAAAACCGGCTATGGCGCAGGCTTGCGTTTCGGTAAACCCGTTTCCCAGGACTGGGATATCCAATTGGGCACCACGTATGCCCGCTCCAAGGATGGCGGTCAGCGCTACCAGCAAAATACGCTGGGCGTAGACGGTCTGTACATGTTCTCTCGCAAAGCCTTCCGCCCCTTCCTGCTGGTCGGTGCCGGCATGCAGCGCGACAAGGACACCAGCTTCGCTTTCGGTGAACGCAGCAAGAGCTCGCCATACGCGAGCGTGGGCCTGGGCTTCCAGTCCACCATCACCGATCAACTGTCGTTCCAGGCCGACGTGCGCAATGTGCACGGTTTCCTGCGCGGCAATACCTTCGATCCGAGCAGCAAGTCCAACAACTACTACGTCACCTTGGGCCTGAACTTCGCGTTCGACAAACCACCTGCACCGCCACCACCACCGCCACCGCCGCCAGTACGCGAGGAAGTCGTCGTGGTCGTGCCACCGCCACCGCCACCACCGCCACCGCGCTTTGAAAAAGTGACGATGGCAGCAACGGAACTGTTCGCGTTCGACAGCGCCAAGCTGGGTCCGACACAGACCAAGCTCGACGAAATCGCCCGCGTGCTGAACGCAGCGCCGGACGTCAACAACGTCGTCATCAGTGGTTATGCCGACCGCATCGGTTCGCCCAAGTACAATCTGAAACTGTCGCAGCAGCGCGCTGATGCAGTCAAGGAATACCTGGTCGCTAACGGTGTCGCCGCCAACCGCCTGACGGCCGAAGGCAAGGGTTCCACCAATCCTGTCGTCACCTGCAATAACAAGAAGCGTGCCGACCTGATCAAGTGCCTGGAACCAAACCGCCGCGTTGAAGTGGAACAAATCACTATCGAACGCCGCGTGCAGTAA
- a CDS encoding YihY/virulence factor BrkB family protein translates to MNFSTRYPRLAGLAPFSKQMRSVLVCSVTEWLEHRASSKGAALAYYTLFSIAPILVLVIAIAGFFYGPAAARGELMGQLQGLLGTQGAEAIQLVLAGAKNHEQGRIATLIASALLLFGATSVFAELKASLDEIWQVPPLKEAGAWDMLRTRLLSFGLVLVLAFLLMVSLVVNAAMAILANFWEGVWKDTAVLFTILSNLIGFAVIASLFAVIYKMLPRVRLSWRDVLIGAVGTAFMFSLGKYAIGVYIGNSGVASSYGAAGSLVALLLWVYYSAQIFFLGAEFTRQFALQLGSMKDMPKTNDGDVQVKILKRHQS, encoded by the coding sequence ATGAATTTTTCTACCCGCTATCCCAGACTGGCCGGCCTGGCACCGTTCAGCAAACAGATGCGCAGTGTCCTCGTCTGTTCCGTCACCGAATGGCTGGAACACCGCGCTTCAAGCAAGGGCGCGGCCCTCGCCTACTACACCCTGTTTTCCATCGCCCCCATCCTCGTGCTGGTAATTGCCATCGCCGGCTTTTTCTATGGACCGGCCGCCGCGCGCGGCGAGCTGATGGGGCAACTGCAAGGTTTGCTGGGCACGCAGGGCGCCGAAGCCATCCAGTTGGTGCTGGCCGGCGCAAAGAACCATGAACAGGGGCGTATCGCCACCCTGATCGCCAGCGCCCTGCTGCTGTTTGGCGCCACCAGCGTGTTTGCCGAACTGAAAGCCAGTCTCGATGAAATCTGGCAAGTGCCGCCGCTGAAGGAAGCGGGCGCCTGGGACATGCTGCGCACGCGTTTGCTGTCCTTCGGCCTGGTGCTGGTGCTGGCCTTCCTGCTAATGGTGTCGCTGGTGGTCAACGCCGCCATGGCCATCCTCGCCAACTTCTGGGAAGGCGTGTGGAAAGACACAGCCGTGCTGTTTACCATATTGTCGAACCTGATCGGCTTTGCCGTCATCGCCAGCCTGTTCGCCGTCATCTATAAAATGCTGCCGCGCGTGCGCCTGTCCTGGCGCGACGTGCTGATCGGAGCCGTGGGCACGGCTTTCATGTTTTCCTTGGGCAAATATGCCATAGGCGTGTATATCGGCAATAGCGGCGTGGCCAGCAGCTATGGCGCGGCCGGTTCGCTGGTAGCCCTGCTGCTGTGGGTGTATTACTCGGCGCAAATCTTCTTCCTGGGCGCCGAATTCACGCGCCAGTTCGCCCTCCAGCTGGGCAGCATGAAGGATATGCCGAAGACGAACGACGGCGATGTGCAAGTCAAGATACTGAAACGCCACCAGTCGTAA
- a CDS encoding cysteine peptidase family C39 domain-containing protein, whose amino-acid sequence MVGRTISCEVNELRDLICPSILHWGFQHFVVLERVKRDWTDNGVIAFDNIKKKKNAFPEVLVREISLPIVK is encoded by the coding sequence ATGGTGGGCAGAACCATTTCCTGCGAAGTCAATGAACTGCGGGATTTAATATGCCCATCGATTCTGCATTGGGGATTTCAACATTTTGTTGTACTTGAGCGAGTGAAACGGGACTGGACAGATAATGGGGTGATTGCTTTTGATAATATCAAGAAGAAGAAAAATGCATTCCCTGAAGTGCTAGTCAGGGAGATATCTTTACCCATCGTCAAGTGA